One genomic segment of Pristiophorus japonicus isolate sPriJap1 chromosome 8, sPriJap1.hap1, whole genome shotgun sequence includes these proteins:
- the rnf11b gene encoding RING finger protein 11b isoform X2, whose protein sequence is MKPQLYQIKYFKEEQVQVPVYHPTPSQTRLATQLTEEEQIRIAQRIGLIQHLPKGVYDPGRDGSEKKIRECVICMMDFVYGDPIRFLPCMHIYHLDCIDDWLMRSFTCPSCMEPVDAALLSSYETN, encoded by the exons GAACAGGTTCAGGTTCCTGTTTATCATCCTACTCCAAGTCAGACCCGGCTAGCCACTCAACTTACCGAAGAGGAACAAATCAGAATAGCGCAAAGAATAGGACTCATTCAGCATCTGCCCAAAGGCGTCTATGACCCAGGAAGAGATGGATCAGAAAAGAAAATTAGAGA GTGTGTTATATGTATGATGGACTTTGTTTATGGCGATCCAATTAGGTTTCTTCCATGCATGCATATTTATCACCTGGACTGTATAGATGACTGGCTGATGCGATCCTTTACATGTCCTTCATGTATGGAACCAGTGGATGCTGCATTGCTTTCTTCGTATGAGACCAACTGA